Proteins from a genomic interval of Quercus robur chromosome 9, dhQueRobu3.1, whole genome shotgun sequence:
- the LOC126699378 gene encoding E3 ubiquitin-protein ligase RHA1B-like, which yields MGLSCVNVCTKLPKLTTLTSQNLLLGLVKDILILLLSYLPQLWKFLSFRHRNHDDYQPEDRPSPSLVSVPFHLIDESIKKQLPITEYGDLLKRRGACGADDLVCVVCLNNMEASDGVRELCNCSHVFHKECLDVWIGQGQVTCPLCRSKLSPSQREEPGLGGDPWRLERLSYLFGEDYDMVTF from the coding sequence ATGGGTTTGTCTTGTGTAAATGTTTGCACTAAACTTCCAAAGCTTACTACATTAACCTCTCAAAACCTTTTGCTAGGCCTTGTAAAAGACATTCTCATATTGCTACTCTCGTACCTGCCTCAGCTTTGGAAATTCTTATCCTTTAGACATCGAAATCATGATGATTATCAGCCCGAGGATCGGCCATCTCCTTCGTTGGTCTCTGTCCCTTTCCACCTCATAGATGAATCAATCAAGAAGCAACTTCCAATAACAGAATATGGTGACTTGCTCAAAAGAAGAGGAGCTTGTGGTGCTGACGACTTGGTCTGTGTTGTGTGCTTGAATAACATGGAGGCAAGTGATGGGGTTAGAGAGCTTTGCAATTGTTCTCATGTGTTCCACAAGGAGTGCCTAGATGTTTGGATTGGTCAGGGCCAGGTAACATGTCCTTTGTGTAGATCCAAGCTATCACCTAGCCAAAGAGAGGAGCCAGGGTTGGGAGGGGATCCATGGAGATTGGAGAGGTTGAGTTACTTGTTTGGTGAGGATTATGATATGGTTACTTTTTGA
- the LOC126699340 gene encoding uncharacterized protein LOC126699340, translated as MSPPPPPQPPITNAHTTTTLPDLFLKALSICFLFSSSPSCSSKPHILKLPFLTFPSNPRRFLQISTMSLPSQTPKTNLHAFTNPQSLSEWLKPRLPSDSFASWGVKPGTKNVHNLWLELAEGETSLADSTPPIRTVQVLTVRIIDENNRVLIETHQELSDGSLRNRHRPLSEKMKPNEEPESAVHRAVREELGSILNGSVNESIVRIVPGSYRNRVEERNSASYPGLPACYVLHSMDAVVEGLPDGEFCTEELGEEYGDLDETKAVADEAVSVKKHFWKWVSADSIES; from the coding sequence ATgtcaccaccgccaccacctCAGCCACCAATCACAAACgcccacaccaccaccaccctccCTGACCTCTTCCTCAAAGCTCTCTCCATTTGCTTCCTCTTCTCCTCCTCTCCTTCTTGTTCATCAAAACCCCATATTTTGAAACTCCCATTTCTCACTTTCCCATCAAACCCACGTCGCTTTCTTCAAATCTCAACCATGTCTCTCCCATCCCAAACCCCAAAAACCAACCTCCACGCCTTCACAAACCCACAGTCTCTCTCCGAGTGGCTCAAACCCAGATTGCCCTCCGACTCTTTCGCCTCCTGGGGCGTCAAACCAGGCACCAAGAACGTCCACAACCTCTGGCTCGAGCTCGCCGAAGGCGAAACCTCTCTCGCCGATTCCACCCCACCAATTCGCACAGTTCAAGTCCTCACGGTCCGAATTATCGACGAAAACAACCGGGTCCTCATAGAAACCCACCAGGAACTATCCGACGGCAGTTTGAGAAACCGGCATCGACCCTTATCGGAGAAGATGAAGCCGAACGAGGAACCCGAATCGGCAGTTCATCGGGCGGTGAGAGAAGAGCTCGGTTCGATACTAAATGGGTCAGTCAACGAAAGCATTGTGAGGATTGTACCTGGGTCGTATCGGAACAGAGTGGAGGAGAGGAATTCGGCATCGTATCCGGGTCTGCCGGCGTGTTACGTGCTGCATTCGATGGACGCTGTGGTGGAGGGCTTGCCGGACGGGGAGTTTTGCACGGAGGAGCTCGGGGAGGAGTATGGTGATCTCGACGAGACAAAGGCGGTGGCAGACGAGGCTGTCTCGGTCAAGAAGCATTTTTGGAAATGGGTTTCTGCTGATTCGATCGAATCTTAA
- the LOC126699667 gene encoding NDR1/HIN1-like protein 26 — MSQYFIESPKHCAKKELNLGKFRYKKLFYFLSAFVFPFLSFILLIWLILRPSKPDFSLKETNVYQLNLSSGSHLLNSSIQLSLFAKNPNKKVGIYYDELQVYAAYKGQQITTYTSLPPFYQDHEDSNLLSASLVGTGLPVAQSFGYEVGRDQTAGRLVLNLKVIGKLRWKVGTWVSGKYRFNVNCVAIMAFGPAIPTGPLTSKQGTLCSTTI; from the coding sequence ATGTCTCAATACTTCATAGAGTCTCCCAAACACTGCGCAAAGAAAGAACTGAACTTGGGCAAATTTCGCTACAAGAAGCTCTTCTACTTCTTATCTGCGTTTGTCTTCCCCTTTCTCTCATTCATTTTACTCATTTGGCTCATCTTACGCCCCTCAAAGCCTGACTTCTCCCTCAAAGAAACTAACGTCTACCAGCTAAACCTCTCATCGGGCTCTCACCTTCTCAACTCCTCTatccaactctctctctttgcaaagaacccaaataaaaaagttgGCATTTACTATGATGAGCTACAAGTTTATGCCGCTTACAAAGGACAACAGATAACAACCTATACCTCTCTTCCACCATTCTACCAAGACCATGAAGATAGTAATCTCTTATCAGCTTCTTTGGTTGGAACAGGCTTGCCTGTGGCTCAATCTTTTGGCTATGAAGTTGGACGTGATCAAACAGCAGGCAGACTAGTTCTGAACCTCAAAGTGATTGGCAAGCTTCGCTGGAAAGTTGGAACTTGGGTTTCTGGGAAGTACCGTTTTAATGTCAATTGTGTTGCAATTATGGCTTTTGGACCAGCTATTCCAACAGGTCCACTGACTTCAAAGCAAGGGACTCTGTGTTCTACTACTATATGA